In Phragmites australis chromosome 18, lpPhrAust1.1, whole genome shotgun sequence, the genomic window TCGAGTTGGTAGTTGGTTCCTGAAGCAGTCAGAAAATTGTGAACAGAAGCTGCATTGCTGCTGCGTAACTACCTCTCTCGGGTGTGGAGCAACATCCTGAACACAAGCTATCGGAAGACGCGTGTAATGGCTCGAGTTTGGCAGCAATCGACCCCTTGGTTTTATATCGTTCATGTCTAATACATGTGCAATATTAAAGTCGCCTTTCGATGTCAAGAAAATGCTCAGACATTAGCATGGGGAAAGTATGATTATTAATCATGCCTTTGCATCACATACTCCCTCTTCTGTCATTGGCTTCTCATGTCATGTCATGTCTTCGTAATCTTCGTtacctaaccaatggagatgGTTTCGACGGACTAGATCCGTCACTCACCAGTCACCACCCTCCCAGAAATGGGTCGAGAGTGGCACGTGCTGTGAACATGTTTAGGGTACTATGACTCTACGTGCTACCGTGTTACTAAATTACCAAAAGGGTGATTCAAATGTTCATTAAAAGTTCTAAAAATCTTGGCTAGATTAGGTATGATATAATCAGGAACCCAataaaaattcaaatgaaaatacaATGTATAtaaggagaaacaaaaaaaaatcaaatttcaatGAATTTTTCTCTCCTTTCTCAATGTCTATATTTGAGTTTAGATTTGGAATTATGTGGAATGATAGATTATGTGCATATGTAACAATCATATTTCGGAATTTCCCACGAACTTCGACTCAAATTTTCATAGTTATGGTAACAATGATAGGGTAACATGGAAGCAACTATAGAGTGGTATCATTGGGTATATTATATCAACCTATGGTGTAACTTGCTGTCGTTTCTTTTGCAATCTCAAACAACGATAGCTACGAGCAGTGACTTGTCAAAATCTCACGTTTCCAGGCGAAAGAGAGAAGCATACAAATTCTTGTACATACATGTGAGTGTATGCACTACCATCACCATTGCTACAAACTTTCAAAATTCGAAACACTATCCTCAATCATTGCAATGCTCTTTGTACAACGCACGAGGCACTTTGAAAGGTTAAGTAGGAGTACATGTGCCCACGTGTATAAGTCATTACATTTTCATACGTGTAGATTGCGTTTCCATTGGAACTGCAGTTCGCGTACTCGATCATTCACAATGACACCAGTTCGACGAGGAAAAAAGGTACCCCGAAACCTCCATTCTTCTCCTATCCCAtactttcacaaaaaaaaaggcatgCAAGGATTACATTTTGTGGAGACAACAGCCAAGAGTATCATACTGTTATACTCATGCCAAAAAGATGtgtagaagcaaaaaaaaaaaaaaaaaaaggaaaaaaagaaagggcaAAAGTCTTAGCACGGCGACACTCGTGTCAACACAACAAGTGAAACCATGAAAAAGCGAAAAAACCGTTGTCTCTGAAAGCAACTCATCACTCGCTACACCGATCAGACGATCACATTTAGAAGCAAACAAGAAGACTACAGTCCACCCGTCAATGGCATGGACCAAAGTACTAACGTCGTCATACTTAGATCAACACAATGCCTGGAACGAAGAAAAAGAACAGGAGAGAGAGCCGTTCCCATCATATGCAACTGTTCAATCATCACAGCATCATATCGATAATCAAAGGAAGAGGCTTACGACGTACTATGACCTATCAATAATATGGACTAAAAAATATCGTGATCTTACTTGGGTCTATACAACATGTGAAAACAACgacgagaaaaagaaaaaaatcaccgACTCCACACGCAACATTTCACTCACCACAACGATTATAATGACAAGCACATAAAGAGGCCTACGGCTCACTGTGTCGCTTAATCGTTTATCAATAACATGGACAAGTAATGACATGTTCATACTTGGGTCAACACGACGAGTGGAAacaggaggaaaaaaaaagaaaaaccgcCGTCTCTGTAAGCTACTCTTTACTCCGTGCAACAATCGTACTGACAAGCAAACGAAAGTCCTACGGCTCGCTCATCAATAATATTGGCAGAAGTAATTATAGGGTCCACGCTCAACGAGAAGTGAAACCGGGAGAAGTAAACAAAAACCTAGCTAGTTAGGTTTGGTTGTCTGAAATTTTCTCAATTTAGTCcgatacatatatataatattaaagAAAATCATGTTTAATTATCTATATAATTATTCTAATATGACTCgatgaatataaatatatagtatCATCCTAACCAACGAAGGGAGGCTTTACATTTACTCATATAGACGGGGTCACTGTTaatgtcacaaaatcatcttcatacgagtAACCAATTATAACCCTAACTCTGACATTCACGCATACAACCTTATATTCAATCgaccaaataaaaatcaattcaaTCTGTCTAGACAAATACaaacaacaaaatattttttcttttcaataaatataactccacTAAATATACTTTTTCTCAACCTATTTATACTACTAGAAACCTCTTCCGAAAACTAAACACACCTTGCTCGTCACAGAAATCACGCTGACAAGCGGACCCAGATGACTAGAGGACTAGTCCCACCGGTCAGAAACACGTGGAGCCGCTGACCCCGCACCCGCCCTGAACACGTGGCAGGGGCCCACTTCCGGCGGCCTGCAGCACACAGCCTCCGCTTTCCTCTCACCTTCTTCCCCACGATTCCGACCCGCAAGATCCGCTTCCCGTCTTCTCGGCTCGCACCTCGGCACCCGCAGCTCACCTCCCATGGGCTCTCGCAGTCGCTGACACTGGAGCCCACCGCTCTCCTCCGCgtccgcctcctccccctcctgctCCTCTTACTGCCTCCACCGACCCGCGCCGACAGCCCACGCTCGCCGACCTcgcaaaccctaaccctagctgtCGCCGGAACAGCCTGGTCGGCTCGCCGCTCGTCCTCCCGAAGCCTCTCCGAACTCTTGGATGCGCCGGCTGCTACGATGGCTgccccgccgcccgccgcccacAGCCCCGATGGCGTGGAGATCCGCGACGTCTGGGCTGGGAACCTGGAGGAGGAGTTCGCCGTGATCCGCGGCGTCGTCGACGCGTATCCGTACGTTGCCATGGACACGGAGTTCCCCGGCATCGTGGTGAAGCCGGTCGGTAACTTCCGCACCTTCGGCGACCACAACTACGCCATCCTCGAGGGCAACGTCAACTTGCTCAAGCTCATCCAGCTCGGCCTCACCCTCTCCGACGAGACCGGCGCGCTCCCGCCGTGCGGCACGGGGGGGCGGGGCTGCATCTGGCAGTTCAACTTCCGGGGCTTCGACCCGCGCTCCGACCCCTCCAACGCCGACTCCATCGACCTGCTCCGACGCAGCGGGATCGACTTCGACCGCTTCGCGGCCGAGGGCGCTGACACCGCCCGCTTCGCCGAGCTGCTGATGTCATCTGGCGTCGTGCTCAACGCCGATGTCCAATGGATCACTTTCCACAGTGGGCATGACTTCGGCTACCTGCTCAGGCTGCTCACCGGGCGGAACATGCCGGACACCTTGGATGAGTTCGTGGAGCTCACCAAGATATTCTTCCCGGTGCTGTACGACATCAAGCATCTCATGAAGTTCTGCGGTGGCGGTGGCCTATACGGCGGGCTGAGCAAGCTTGCTGAGCTGCTCAGTGTCAAGCGTGTTGGGACCAGTCACCAGGCTGGTTCTGATTCACTGCTGACCCTGCAGTGCTTCAAGAAGCTTAAGGATGTGTATTTAAAAGAATCAGTCAAGATGTATGCTGGTGTGTTGTTTGGGCTTATTCCAGGGGTTGGGGAGAACAAACCACCACCTCTGCCCATTgaatgaataatggatagttaaaTAACAAGAATCTGAATGAGAAAAATGGAGAACAAAACCTATCATCAGTGAATATATGGCTTATCTGACAATTTCTTGTGGCTTGCTATGATAGACCTTCTCTCCTAACTATCCGTCCCATTAGTTCAATTGTATGATTGGTCTTTCTTTATGTTGCGTGCATATCTGGCTGGTTATCTAATAGTTAACACCAACTGAACCATTTAGTTTTAAATCAAGTGGCAAATACATGCCGTGTTAAGCCTCTGGGGGGTCTTACTTCATCTTCTGTATTTATCAGTAGGTTAGCTAGTTCTTCATCTTCAATAATTATCAGCAGGATAGCTTGTGTTATGCTATTAAAATTGGAATTGCGTCTTGAACTGTTGCTTTAGATATCTACGATAGCCCTGTCTGGTTGTGTGTATGGGAAAATTAGCAATTGTGTTTTCGCTCATCATTCATGTTAAAACAGGTGTTTGATGTCTGGTCTTCCTTTTGCTGCTTTATCGCGTTCTGTGCAATTTGGTAGTTCTTCGTGGCATTCTGAAGTATTACAGTACTTTCAGTATGTTATGTTGATTGTTAACATGCCTTCACTATTTGTATTCCATTCTTCATTCATTCAACGACTAGTAAATTTCCATATTGCAGCGCAATAGTTTGTTGTGAAGCACACAGCTTAATTGGTCCTAATCTAAAccagagctctctctctctctctctctctctctcgcttttTGCATATTATGTGGTAATTTTTTGGTGCCACATTTATCCTTTTATTGAATGTTCTTCATATCTGTCGAGTGTGGGAAGATTAACATGGTATGACTTGCCTAGAGTATATGTTCAATGTTCTGCATATTGGTAATGACGGACATCTTTTCCTAGTTATCTTTTTTTTAGCTGCAAAATACGCCTTTCTGTATTCCAATTCTTTTGCTTTGTGCTGCTTATTAGAGATACAATTTCACCATGTGCTGAATTTTGTTGCATTCTCCACTCTGGTTTCACATGTCTGATTCACAGAGACCAATCCATTTCCAGTTTTACCCGAACACCCATgtctacattttttttttctgaattgaACACCCtgaatccgagtcggattccgacacccgtgtTGGATTCTAAGTTATATTTTgcgtgtccaaattttttttgccgGATCGTACACCCAAATCTGAGTCGGATTGTAACACCCGTGTCCGTGTCAGGTAACACTGTCCATTTCAAATTGTTACCTTGAACTTGCTGCACATGAAGCAAACTTTTCCTCTTTACTGTTGATGAAGATTGTAAGTTTCTTACAATAGTCATTTAATCGTCTGCCAGGTAAATTAAAGTAAAATTTATTGCATGTATTATTTAGCATTCATCATTTTTGTTCTGTAATTGTGCCCTTGGCTATTTGAATCATACCATGCACTGCAGTTTAACCCGATCTTATCCCTATGAGTGATTGCTGAATGTTCATTCGCCTCTGCTCAAATTCTTGCAAAGTTATTGAAATTTACACcattacaattttctcataCAAACTACTATCATGTCCTGCGCTACTCCTGCTTGATATTTGTTCTGTTGCTTAGATGAAACTTTTTGCAGGAATTCTAATGATTTCCAGCCTTGTATTACTTGTAAAAGCAATAACAGTGGATGTTATGCATGAGTATGCAGTTGTTAAATCAAGGGCAATAATATCATTGCATTCATGAAAATGAACTGCTGCTTCGATTTTGGTCACTTACAATGAagttacaatatcggtcatggACTTCCTGCACAACTTCAGTACATGTGACAACACTTGTTTTGCCACAACTTCGGCACTTCATTGGAAACTTCCTAACGGACTAGTTTAAACTTGCTCATTGTAtatcttgaatttgcttctcgTTCAGTTATTTGCTTGGACTAGTTTAAACTTGCTCATTGAAAAATTAAACTGAACTCCTGTTTGTTATCTACTGTATGCGGTTTTATATTCGATTCTTAGGCCGGAACTTGAGTACTTACAGCATCATATATGATAAACTTGCTGTTCCACTGTCATGGGTGATAGCACAGGTTGGGCAAACCATACTGTTTGGTAATTGCATAGCATGGCTTTCGTGACATGTTGCATGGCATAGCTCTCATGGTACTGATAATGTTGTGGTCTAATAACTTTTCTTGCACCCATTACATCTGATTGTGTCAGCTTGGAAGTGTGGACCTTGTTTGCGTGCCTGGAAAAAAATGTTTCCAGCGGATAGTAAATCCCAGTGGGCTTGTTTTTGTTGCCGTAACAAATAGTAGCGTTTGGTGCTATAGGAGTACCATTCTTGGAACTCTAGCCTGAAGCATTGGCGCTTGGTTGGACATTGGACGGCAGTGAGACACTAAATACACAACTGCACATCGCTCTAGAGCCTGCCTTTTATCACCAAAAACTGAAATGCTCAGCTCTTAAAAAACAAAACCCTGAAATGCTGAACTTGGGCCTTTCACAAAGTTTGTGGTAGAGTAGATCTTACGCACTGTCTTAATTGACGTTCATGGACCACTAGTCGTGCTCAGAACGGCAATATTTTGAAATCACTATGTTTCGAGTGGCATCGAGCAAAATGTTCCAGATTTACAAGGACAGTGCCTTTTGGAGTCGCATCTGGAAGCTAAACAGCACGTCAAGTTGTCAACAGTTTCACTTACATCTCTGGGTCAGTACTGTATACCTGACAATACTTAATGTTATAATAGCAATTAGGGGCACGTCATGTCCTCATCTTGTGTGCACCTATATTCGACATATCACTCAAGGGGTCAGGCCCCAtgtttaaataaaaaacaagaacaaatgaaaaccggggggagggggggggggggcattctGATGCTGTGTTAACTCTGATGAAAACAGGAAAAACTCTGTTTCACTTGCTTCCGTTAACTGGGAGATAAACGCCCTCTGCTGCCAGCCAAATATTCTCAGCTCGCTTCTCTCGGACACCACAGACCTGCATACAAATGAAATCTGAACTTAGAAACGAATGACTTCTTACTGATTCAAATGATCATGCATTAGACTAGGGCCACAATCTTTATTTTCGCATATGATACCAAGGACCCTCCATAAACATCTTTCAAAGTAAAATTAAATCATATCAAAATGTTTGTTCAATGCCTTTCATGGATAAGATAGGCAATAAAATGATGGTATAGAAATAATTTACATTGCATCAGCCCAATTTTGTACTCAGAGTCAAGTACCGCGGTGTTTGAACTTAATATCCTATGCATGCCCACTCAAAACATTATGTTTTTACCGACATACTATCTCGTCAGTTCCAACAACATCCTGTAGCATCACAATAGAAGAATGATCTAGCCTGTAGGACTGACAAATTCATGATAATCACTGTCGATCCTAGTAAACATAGTTTGATTTTGAAAGCAAAAAATTTCTCAAACAAACAAATATCTCACCTCTTGCTGCCCACCACCAAGGCGATTGTACTTCTTGTTGTGACTGTGAAGATAACCCCCAGTATCAATGTGTCTGAGTCTTACTTTTTGATCCCTTTTCCATACTTTTCCACTTCCTTCGATTTCTAGCCTGAAGAATATcaaaaggaagaacaagagcTAAGCAACAAACAACACCAACACACATGAATATTGCCATCTGTAAGTGACCATACCTCCAGTAGTCACCAGTATCTGACAGTTCATCCCCACCAAAACAGCTAACCTGCCAATGTTGACATCCAATCTTCAGATCGAATCtttaaattgagaaaataatgaaaacGAAACAGAGCAGATAGAACAAGACATgtaatttattttcttcaaaGGCAAAACATTGGTCAATCAATATAAGGTACCCATAATGATAGTCGAAATAAGAAAGACGGTAACTTACTTCACCTTAAGAAAAGTTGAAAGATATTCAAAATATCCTTAGTTAATTAATGATTGCAAGATGATCTAATTTGCTGAAAGTGCCTAGCTTTAGCATTGCTCGCACTTTAATACAACAGCAACTATGCGGTACACTGGACAGTCTAATGCCATTATTTCCTGGTAAACAGGAAGTGATTATAGGCACTGTTGGCTACTATGTTAAAGAATACGAGCAAGCAAAGTCAGATGCCATGCTGTATTGTTATGAGAGTTAATTAAGTGCATGGCATGCTGTCACTTTTGTAACACCATGGCTACTATTTCATCACAATAGCACAGGTAAAAAACATGAGGCAGAACGTAATAAGTTGAAGTGTACAGTCAAAATGCTAGAGAACAAACCATAATACACAGGGAATGCTTTGGGAGAAGACAATGGACAGGACAGTGACATGTAAAGTGCATGTCCGTCAATTTTCTAGAGCACGAAGTAGCTTGGCTGTTCATAGTTCTATAGAAATGCAAAATGGATATGCGCATACGTATTTCAAGTTTCGttttaaataaaaatcacaTTATCACAACAAAAATGTATTAAAAACttcatttcaattggaatctgtaaagagagacttgaagcAATggaatatccacaaagaactaTCCACGGATAGAAGTGCGTGAAAGTTAACATTCCATATGCCAAAACTATAACTTATGCGTCAGTCTccttgtaccgttattacttttatttttt contains:
- the LOC133899000 gene encoding probable CCR4-associated factor 1 homolog 7, yielding MAAPPPAAHSPDGVEIRDVWAGNLEEEFAVIRGVVDAYPYVAMDTEFPGIVVKPVGNFRTFGDHNYAILEGNVNLLKLIQLGLTLSDETGALPPCGTGGRGCIWQFNFRGFDPRSDPSNADSIDLLRRSGIDFDRFAAEGADTARFAELLMSSGVVLNADVQWITFHSGHDFGYLLRLLTGRNMPDTLDEFVELTKIFFPVLYDIKHLMKFCGGGGLYGGLSKLAELLSVKRVGTSHQAGSDSLLTLQCFKKLKDVYLKESVKMYAGVLFGLIPGVGENKPPPLPIE